The sequence ACAGAGGGGGCCTCAGTGTTGCCTTCTCTCTGGGGTAAGGTTTCTGCAGGCATATCGGTCGGTGTGGgctttctctctgcctgctccTCATTGGGGATGTTGAGGTTGGAGGTGGAGCGCTTGGTGTTAGTGCAGGTGGAGCtgttgacacacatacacagtaagGCTTAAACAATAGGAGGGATGCTGCATCTGTCTACTATAGAAAGGTTGCTAATGTGGAGGTTTCCAACTCCAGTCTAACTGTAGTCTCCCCTTCCTTTCACTccccctttccttttctctgctcacccttcctcccctcctcttccacacTCACCCATGTGAGCTCCTGTCCTCTGAGTCTTTCTGTTCACTGCTGTAGCGCAGCTCTGCTGGGGTCTTGAACGAGAGGTCTTTTTTCCCTTTCAGCCAATAGGTTTTCATTTGGCCTTTACCCTGGGTTTAAGCAAAATCAATTATTGACTTACTGCTGTCATTTACTTTCTGTAATGCCagtgaaatgtatgtttattgaTACAAAAAGGAGTATTATGAAACAGAATGCTATTGTGGTATgtagtttttttcttcagtGTCAGTTGGCCCAGCATTCTTAAATATAAAAACTGACCTTGACAAATATCTTGCCCCTCTCCTCGATTATATAAGGCTCGTGCTCCAGATGATCTTTGGCGGTCTGGCTGATATGTATCTGCATACCCTTTATACACAAATAGTCAAAGGTTAAAGACTAACAGAAAGTAAAACATTCAGTCAGTCGTTACCACATAGCTAAGCCATAACAATAACAAAATAGGTGGTCAGATGagtgagcggttagggaatcgggctattaatcagaaggttgccggttcaattcccgtcCGTGCAAAATAAGTTGTGTCCGTGGGCaagtcacttcaccctacttgcctcagggtgAATGggcctgtacttactttaagttaCTCTGGATAAGAAtggataaatgactaaatgtaaatgtaaaaacatattgGAGCTTGTGGCAACATTCCTTACCACCCCATTGCTCTCCATGCGAGAGGCAGTATTCACTGTGTCTCCAAACATACAGTAGCGAGGCATCTTTAGTCCTACCACCCCAGCAACCACCATGCCTGAGTGAATACCTACAACACATAATCAAACAAATAAGTTACCAATCTAATTTCTCAATATGGAAAAAAGCTATACCGTGAACATCATTTTATAGATTTTTACCAGGGTCAGAAAGACGATACTGTAAATTTGGAATGCCTAATGTGTGTATTAGTATATTAGTGTTGGTATCAATATAAATTGGCACTTTCGAACTAAGATGTCTTTTCAATGGAAAATCTGTTTATTTAGATGTCCAGCTTGTCTTGCTATTGTGTATCTTTGTGCTCACCGACTCGGATCTGAATGTTGTCCCCAGTGGAGGGGTCTTTGAGGTGGTCGATAGAGCTCAGCATGTCCAAGGCCATGTCACATATGTGGTGGGCATGGAATGTGGTCTTGTTGGGCACACCTGCTACCACCATGTACGCATCTCGGATCGTCTCTACCTGGTAAGATTAAGTTTGGTTCAGACTAGCTGCTGAAAAAAACGTAATTTTCTACATCAGTATAACCACAGAACAGTTTAGTGTGGGGACCTTGGATTTGACAGTCAGCATAGAAATGCAACACAATGTGAATCTAGTGGGTTTCCGGGACAAAATCAAGGCCCAAAAGAATAATGGAAAAAGTATTGTGGATGTTGCTATCATTACACATTTATTGATTCCAagtcttaaaaaaaataaaaatatattttaaatcaaatcaaatgtatttttatagctatttttacatgcaagcatgtcacagagggcttcacatacgcccatagaactgcccctttAAAGATCAGAATCCTTGAAAACAATAGAACACTTCTTGAATTTCGATTAGAGGTTAAACAGTACCACCACAAATCTATTTAGGGCACATAAGCGATTTTCCCCTTTTTGAGACTGAAATTGACAATTTCAGAACAGGACATAACATCTAAAGGACCATATAATGGGAATAACAGTCGTGATTGTTTTCACCTTGTACACGTTGTGCTTCTCACTAAGCGTGTCAAAGACGATGTAGATCTCATTGAGCATGTCCACCACCTGCATGGGCGTAATGTGGATGCAGATTTCATTGAACTTCACCACGTCGCTGAACAGGATGGTTACATCTGGGAAAACCTGGCAAGAAAAGGCAGGAACAGTCACCTTGCAGTGTTCAGCAGTTTACCGTAACAGTTTAATGGGTATTTTTAGATCTGATGAAGGGCAAGCCATAATACCTATAGAATATAGGAGAGGTTTACAAAAAGGACTGAAGTAATAGCATGCTCTTTGTGaaatatacaatatattttTAAGATAAAGCCTGAATCATTGCAGGGTTCATTGGCCCTAATAGCAACAACGAAAATACACCAAATTACAAAAGACTTCTCTGAAGTTTTTGAAAGAAAACCAGTTGGTTTGCATCCATGTAGCTCTACATGTTCCAATGTCTGTCTGTTACCTGACAGGTCTCCAGGGCAGTGATGCCCTTCCTGAGACGGTCGGCCACAGCCTTTGGGATCATAGCATAAAGCAGGGAATCccccctttttttctcctcgtCCAGCTTCTTGATGATCTCCATCAACTGGGCATACTTCTGCTGCTCCTGTAGTTGTACACAAGGTTGAGAGACACTCGAGCATATACAATATTCCTCAGCTTCTTTAGGCCTAAGCTTTTCATCTTATTCATGTGGCAAAACATTCTTTTCATGCACTGTATCTGTACGTGCAATGTAAGAGCCAATATTAGTGTCGGCATAATATTTATACAAACAGTATTGTGGAACCCCTAAAGGGACATGAGCGACTTGAATTATAATTTATTTATCATTtataaatattatttattttcattgtagtTAGTCATCGTAGTATCGAGATCTCACAAGACAGTTTCACGTGTGTAAGACAAGGGCATATTCTAATGGAAAATAGGTGGAACGCGCACGGAATGGTACCAGTAAAATAAATAACTGCTTTTCCTGTTACAAGAAGAAATATGTTACCTGATCCAGAGCCAACTGCAGTTCAGCCGACTGCTGCGTACCAGCTAAGATGAGCTCTCTGCTAGAGTCATGGAGGTTTAAGTCGTTCACATATACCCCCATTTTAATCATGTCCTCCACGGTTTCTATGCTGCATGAACAAAAGGGAGTAAGAGGACAAGGCCCCAGAATAGGAGAATAGATCAATAGAAAACAGTAGTGTGGGGAAGTAAGACAGTGTTGAGGTGACACAGGTTTGtgtaaacagttttttttaacagCATTCTAAGATTGACTGAATTTCAGTTCTTGATTTATGTAACTGTAATTTACGTTTATACTTGTTTTCTTAAATATTGTGAAGGATCTTACATGGGGGTGGAAAGGAAAATGAGAGAGTCCCACTGAGGGACATACTTCATCTGACCCTTCAAGTGGAGGGGCTTCTTCGGGGGTTCCCTCATATCCTCAAAGATGGTTTCACTGCACTTCCCTGGACATGATAGAGATCAAAACCTGTGTGTGATTGACATCTGAATGATTGAAGTGGTTTTTGAATAGAGAATAGATTCTCACCAGTGACAGTCTGGAAGGCCAGGAGCTCAATGTCCTCGCCTCCAGAGTTGGCGGAGCTGTTGTATTGAGTTAGGGCACCACTGTACTCCTGGTCCGTTCCCTTCATATCCTCCACGGACTTCACATCTAACGGTGGTAGGGATGAATGACTGAATAAATGAGGAAAGAAAGGCTTCGAGAGGGGAAGTGAATCGatgtgtgaatgagtgagtgagcaaGCGAGTGAGTTATGACTGAGTGAAGGAGTTAGTTGTGAGTGCCTGAGTGAACCACGGCAACATGAGTGAATGTGCAACTGATATGCAAGCAAATGTGTGAGAGACCGATACAACATAGATTTTTTAATTGCAATTGTTATTGATAACTTTATCCATCATCTTCTCATAGACATCTTAAATGACATGTTGTAAGTCAGTTGAGTGAATGGTTGGTATGGAAAAACAACGGTTGAGGTACTCCCCTTTCTTTTCGGCTGCCTGTGTGCAAAGTCGGAGTAGGGCATGGACCCTTGCCAACTCggtacctctctcttcctctcgatTCACTTTCTCgcactcctctttctcctcaggCTCCTCCTTACTCAGTTTTGGGATGTTGACCTTCTGTTTGCTCTCTACCACAGCTTTGGAGAGCAGCTCAAACACATTGTTCAAGTGGGTATAGATCTAAGGGAGCAGAAACATTGGCAGAAAACAGAAATACTAATATGAAGGTGTAATTCAAAAcgaccatgtaactacatagcattACCTACTGTAACAACATGCTAGACTGGTGTAGAGGTACAATATATTACAGTGAAACAGGAAGTATAGCTTTCCATGGCCAATTGGATGCTAACTTTGGTCTTGTTTAGGTAATTACATGGAACATGTAATTTCCTTTAAATCTAGACTTACATTTTCCCAGCTAAACTCCAGCATGGGTCGCACCAGGGTGAACTCCTCGTTGACCTTCTTGCCCTGCAGATCGGAGAAGACCTCCTTCAGGCCATCGCCGATGCGATACATGGTCATGTCCCGTCGGAAGATGACACTAAAGGGGAACATGTCGAAGAATATGCCCCTCTTCATTGGGAGCTTCTCATAACCAGGGGCTGTCTTCTGTTGAGGCATGCGGTGCTTGAAAGCAGCATTGTCAAAGTTCATCTTATAGATCTGTGGGTGGATAAAGTACAGGCGATGGTAACTGCAACAGTACAGCTGTGAGGCATTAGAGTTAATCCAGTGGTGGTTTGACAATGGAGCTGATATCACTACAGAAGTGATACATTTGTGTCAAACAACAGATTATTCCAGATTTCCTAGTCAATGCCAACCTAAAACCTGGATAAGTCCTGTCCAGTCACAATGACCACGCACCATTGGCCAGGAAAAAATACTCCTTTCCTAATCCTTACCACATATGTCATTTTCTCAGTCTCCTCTTTTGACAGGATTTCCACTTCAATGTCTGTGTTGTAGAACTGTCGTCCCACTTGGGAGAGCTGGCCTGTGTCAGTAGAGGAGGAACAATCATCATGAGGAACCTGGCGGCTCCGATCAAAATCTCAACTGTAGACCCAGGGTTTCCACTGTCACATACCTTTGACAAATTGGGTGAACCCTTTGCGGGTGCTGCGGTAGTGCAGTGTGAGGCTAGtctcacactcctcctccacacagaaGCTAGGCGGCTGCACCTTGGGGAAGGAGAAGCGGAAGTACTCGTGCAGGTTGTCCAGTTCATTGATGAAGTCACGCACATTACGCCCCAGCACCTGCCACAGATAGGAAATTATATATTCAGACATCTTTCGTATTGGCTGGGATGCAATGTACTTCAAATACAAATCAGGAAGTTTAATGTTTGTGCGTTTGTCTGACATGAGAGTCTTGTATTAAATATTGAATTCATCCTTCATAAAATTGTAATTTTTCATAGATTGCTATTAATTCCGAAGGTTGCAAGTCCACCTTCAGAATCCTCTCATAGCCATAGTTGCCGATCCTCTTCACCATGTAGACTCCAAAGGCATACATCAGCTCGTCGTGGGTTTTCCCCAGTACCTCGCCAGCTGCCTTGGCTAACCGTAGGATGAGGTTgtcactgaaaaaaaaaataagaaatctACATCACTATAGGCACAGCTTTCTATATTGCGTTAACATCCAAGTTTACGactcaaaatatatttattttcatgttaaagcgacaaaaagtgaaaaaagtaACCAACATCGTGGTGATTAATGTGAAAGAGCATGACGATGACCGTACTTGTACATCTGATGGCGGACAAACTTCAGATGGGGTATTTCTGCTCTGGCCTCAATCAGTCTCCATACATCCTCCCCATAGGACTCATTGATGTAATCATTTACTGCTTCCAAGTACAGGCCGTACATCTTAAGGGGGTTAGGGACCTCCATTTTTATGCCTTTGTTAACTGCTCAACTGAAATATTGAAGGACGATAAGATATTGACAAAGTTGGTGATTAATTATAACATTTAGGTGAACATAGTTTTTGTTATTTGAATTATAGTCTATTAAACCCATATCCGGGTCTGTGGGACACATTTTCCATGTTATTATAATACAGTATTTCCAAACATTATTGTGATACATTAGAAAATGTGTGATTTTCCAACACTTTATCCCATTCAAATGCAAATTGAGGGTTTGTTACAGAAATTATGGCTGTATTGTTTTAAAAATAAAGTAATGTTGTCCATGTGGCCAATGAGTCCATCAAACCCGCAAACATTGGGTGAAGACCAATAATATGAACACCACACAAGGATTGAAACATATTAACACACACTGGTTGATAAACTAGCCTGTTCAAGATAGTTGTCATTGAAAAAGAAGCACTTCTAAACTACATCACCAGAGATTTTATCTTTGAAAACCTACCAGATCTCGTCCAATACATGGGATTACGTAGACGAACACATAAATGCAGAATAAAAGCATGTTTCTTTAAGGATCACAGAGGATGAAAAGACAGGTGTCCTTACCTGCAGTGCGTCTATGCCGTGAAATCCGTGAGTCCGACTGTGCCAGCCTATGCTACAAACAATTCTGGTCCCTGCTGAAAGCCAACACCTGCTTGTGACACCCACCCTCTCTTGACACTTCTCTGTCAGGTCAATAGGTGGCCTGGGTTAAAATAGCAGCGCCAAGGCATGTTTCTGGCAGGTAATCAAAGAAAGAGGGGTGGTGATGAAAGTACAACACTACTCAAACAAACTGTATAGAAAGAGCAGGCTATTCTCATGTATGTGAGAAAGTttctttcctccaggtacactagcACTTTTGAGGATCTTGTTGTTTacttgtaatttgtttaactacatgctcttctggttctacccattggtaCTTATTTGCTTtatacaatgtatgcttcatgttttggcttgtTTATGATAAGTGACCTATCCACTTTTTGTACAGCTCTTTTTTGTCAATCGCTTTGGATTAAAGTGTccactaaatgaatacatgtaaatgtaagttatGTATGCCAATAGAAAGGTGTGGTGGTCGATTCAATGTGATCTCTTGTTAGGGAATTTGCCAGTTATAATTTTGTTACTGTACTACATGTGTTAGAACTAAACATTTTAAAGTCTATATTTATTGCCACACATTGACTTCAATTAAGTAAATTATTATATCATTGGCATGCATAGCATTATAATATTTCTTAGTGAGGCCAATTGGAACTTAATATAATAGACCGAGTGAAGTGAACGATTGGATGTGTCCTCCCAGATTagatttgttttgtgttttgacaGCACAGAAAACATTTATAAACAAATTAAGTCTTCTATTATAGAGTTGACATGTATTTCTGCATCCACAAGCGGTCCATGTTAATTTATTCCTCCGATTTCCACTGGAGGACACTGTTACATCACTTGCACCACAAGAGCGACAGCTGGCTCAAGGTAAGGTGAGATAGATTGAAAGCCAAAGAAAATAGATTGCTTCAACCTGCAAGCTGTCcacactctggataagagcatctgctaaatgacaaaatcgCCACACTGTATGTGTATCACAACTTTGCAATTTGATCTTACTGTTCATTATCTGTGTGGAATTTACTCCTGCTAAACCTTTTTGTCCCATATTTGTTATCATAGAGACTGTGCTAAATTGAGGTTGCATACATTGTGTTTCGAGCAATAAAGTTTTACGTCCAACCACAAATGATCCTTTTTCCATGACCCTGTACACCGCAATTAATaaaagcatgtgtgttttcatcAAAAGTAACTAGTTAGAGAAGTGGGGGGTCCTTCCACACATACTTTGCCTGTTCCCCAGCTTCTCTTTCCAGGTGTTCCAGCCTTATTTAATGACTTCTTGTACGGTGTGGCAGCAACCCAGGAGGTCCGTGGCTGGCTTTTAGCTTGGAAATGGAGGGAAGATAACCATGTGCTGATCTAGCCAACCGCTTCTCTTCAGATAGATGCCAAAGGCAATTTTATTGCAGGGGAAATTACTCATCTTATCCATCTTTAAGTCCAAATACATCTCATCCTTTACTAGGTCTACTTTAGATTGTTGTAAAGCCCCCCATTTGAAAGCTAGTGTACAGCAACATAATGGTCGCATATCCTTTGATGTACACTCTCTCGGTCTGACCCCCCACTAGGcaagaaacatacacacacatactcttctACCATTCCCTGTCTATTCCTCACTTGTTATCTTTCAAAGGGAGTTATCAGGCTTCGCGTGCTTAGCTTGGGAATGATTTGATCTGTAGAGAGTACTGGTGACAGTGCAGGAGATCATGCATACCACATTCAGCACCAGCACAAAACGTAGGCTGAAAGATGGCTTTGCATGTGTTCATCTACAGCATCTGAATAGGGGCCACAGACTGCATGTTGATATGTACAATGATATGTACGACTGTCATGTATTGTACTGAGGGTGGGACTGGGACACAACAAGTATTGTAAACATTCGACCTTGCCAAACTAGGAACATGTTAACTGCTGAATGCATATATTCCTGTTTACCCTTGAATAGCTGCTATATATGGATTATTCACTGGATACAGAAAATGGAAATCTCTGGCTCTGGATGTGCTTTTACTTTTGCACCCCTGTGCTTGAATACCTAATAGGAGTCTATCTGTCTCCAGCCTTCCTATATCTCTGTCTCCACCTTCAGCGCATTCCCTGCACAACAATGTGCCATATTTCTCTCCTGTAATCCCATGATACCACCCTCTTATTGGTTtttactgtacacacagcagtaGCTGGGGTTGTGCTACGTTAGGTGAATGCTAACAACGGAAGGGTGACTCATCGTGGATCCTGGCAGAGGGGTTAGCTCTCACCCCTTTaaatctctctttatctcttttggTCCCTTTGCATTCACTTCCACTTTTCATTCTTTGGCCTAATTTATTcctttgtttgtctctctctttctatctttcctTCTAAATCCAATCCCCAATCATTTATACATCCGTTTAAATTAGTTAGTCTCGTTTTCAGTCCCTTCGGTTACCAGATTACTCCCGCTCCCATACTCTGACATTCCAACTCATTCACCCTCACCCTTCCATTCACCACCACATCATTATTAGACTGATATTTGGCCAGGTTATTGTGGAGAGGTCATATTAAACCTCACATGCCTAGCCATATCTTCCAATGCTGAGTGCATTAGTCTAATTGAATATTCTGACACAGTTTAAAACCATACTGCTGGGCGGTCTGTTACTCATTTGCATTGATTTTTATGTGCCCCAGTGTGGTAGAGATAATAGTGTTGGACAAAATCACAGTTCTCATTCAGTCTCTCCCCAAAGGGTTTTTTAGTAGTCTGCAGTAGTACTACAGGCCTCTTGGAGGTGTACATTTCTTTGTTATATCCTAACAAAGGCAATTGTAAAATGAAGGGgaaaaacagacaaagaaagTAAGAAAAAATTCCACCATCTGCATAAACATATTCCATTAACTTTGCAAGGCTCTATAATggtacatttatgcattcagtGCCTTGAATATGAAATGAAATTATTGCAAGGGGAGAGGAAAGTAGCCATTTCCTCTCTTCCAATTTTCCATCTTTCCTTTTCTGCCCCTCGCCTTATCATGGGTGACACTAATCCAATTTCTGCCAGGCTTGTGACAGCTCTAATGTGGTTTGTATACTGATTTGTCCCTCCCTGTGtatacatgtgcacacacacacacatgcactgaatagacacacacacaccattttgaTTTTTCCATCATCCATGTGTTATATAGATGATATATGTATATCAGTTTATCAGTCATGGCTGCCACTTGGTAAGTAATTAGGTCCTTCAGGGCAATATTACCTATAGATATACTGCTAAGCTACATAAAATCATATTGACAGTGGAGGGAATTCAAAAGAGAAGACCCCTCTTTGATACTGTTGGCATTTTTCCTTGGTTAAACTATAATCATCTCCTCTTCACAACTTTTCAAGACATATACAAAAAGTACAAGTCTGCTTATGTTTTACCTTGGGCACAAAACCAATCCATGTCAAAGAAGTGCCGAGTAGCATATTACAGACATTTATCAGCAGATATTTTCTCAGAGGATTTTTAGTTTGTCAAGTTAATATAAGTTTTTACTAAAAGTTATAATATATTATCAGTCATTTTGTCATTAAAATAATGATGTAATCCCACTAACACGATAGGACATAATAGTGTCATATTGACTCTGAGTGAAAGATGTCTCATTGACATTCATACTATAATCAGGTCTGAAGCAAAACatggaaatacatttttgttttaactCTGTCAAAGGACCCATCATGGTGTATCTATTCAGAACACAGTTGTTTACATAAACTGTATTCAAACTAGAGACAACGTAAAATAAAAAACCTCATAGTGAATGGTGTGGTGTAAATTGTTTAATTTTATCATGCAGTACACCTGTATGGAACAATCTGCATTCATTATgtttctcccctcctgtcttaTGTTTCCTTCCCTTTGTCACTTGTTTGTATGAGCATTAATGAGCTTTTGTTGTCTTATATTGCAGGTGACAGTCTTATCAAGTCCTGCTGTTACAATATATTCACTGGTTCTCACATGTTATAGCTACTTTTCTCCCTCTTGGTCAACTagcacagcagcacagagcaGGACTGGTTAGTTTATAGCCTTTGAGCCCTGCAGCCCTTCCTGTCTTTGAATTTTAATTACGTCCCCCCCTGCTGGAGACTGTTGTACATCACACCCTTTCTGACAGGACTTGGATCAGCATGTAATGTCTCTAATCCCACTAGAAGGCCTGTCCTCTTGGTTGGAGTCTCAGTTTGGCATTGGACAGGCCTTGTTAATCCTTGGCAGCTGGTTTGGATGCTGGAGGATTCTGCTTCCGGATGTTTATTCTCTGCACAGTTGgtttcttttcccctctcttggCTTTCTGATGGCAGTTAGGTATTATTGGACAACCTGTGGTCAAAGCTATTTGGTAGATTAACAGGTGAGATTTGTACTGTATATAGTTCAAATAAATTGCCAATGATTACTATGAATACTAAGCTCAGAAGCCTACAGTAATTCGCTTTTAACAGTTTACGGTGTGGTTTTCTTGTGTTTGGCTTGTGAATCCCTGAACATGTCTCTCCATGTGGTTGATTTTGGCTGCGGTTACCAAG comes from Hypomesus transpacificus isolate Combined female chromosome 2, fHypTra1, whole genome shotgun sequence and encodes:
- the LOC124479066 gene encoding soluble guanylate cyclase 88E-like — its product is MEVPNPLKMYGLYLEAVNDYINESYGEDVWRLIEARAEIPHLKFVRHQMYNDNLILRLAKAAGEVLGKTHDELMYAFGVYMVKRIGNYGYERILKVLGRNVRDFINELDNLHEYFRFSFPKVQPPSFCVEEECETSLTLHYRSTRKGFTQFVKGQLSQVGRQFYNTDIEVEILSKEETEKMTYVIYKMNFDNAAFKHRMPQQKTAPGYEKLPMKRGIFFDMFPFSVIFRRDMTMYRIGDGLKEVFSDLQGKKVNEEFTLVRPMLEFSWENIYTHLNNVFELLSKAVVESKQKVNIPKLSKEEPEEKEECEKVNREEERDVKSVEDMKGTDQEYSGALTQYNSSANSGGEDIELLAFQTVTGKCSETIFEDMREPPKKPLHLKGQMKYVPQWDSLIFLSTPIIETVEDMIKMGVYVNDLNLHDSSRELILAGTQQSAELQLALDQEQQKYAQLMEIIKKLDEEKKRGDSLLYAMIPKAVADRLRKGITALETCQVFPDVTILFSDVVKFNEICIHITPMQVVDMLNEIYIVFDTLSEKHNVYKVETIRDAYMVVAGVPNKTTFHAHHICDMALDMLSSIDHLKDPSTGDNIQIRVGIHSGMVVAGVVGLKMPRYCMFGDTVNTASRMESNGVGMQIHISQTAKDHLEHEPYIIEERGKIFVKGKGQMKTYWLKGKKDLSFKTPAELRYSSEQKDSEDRSSHGSTCTNTKRSTSNLNIPNEEQAERKPTPTDMPAETLPQREGNTEAPSVSAEPQEKEKAKKTKNNKGAKPEAPQVNAVQESAPLVGKPENAAPVLNKRNSFRQQYAKLPTNLPLRSTSCCIL